In one window of Gadus chalcogrammus isolate NIFS_2021 chromosome 12, NIFS_Gcha_1.0, whole genome shotgun sequence DNA:
- the LOC130393986 gene encoding cytochrome b-c1 complex subunit 10 translates to MVQKILNAIVGAKYISILRTWVPNAIGWGTVGGIGVIHFTDWRLILDYVPYINGKFVKKD, encoded by the exons ATGGTGCAGAAAATACTAAATGCCATCGTTGGTGCCAAATATATCTCCATTCTGCGGACGTG GGTACCCAACGCGATAGGCTGGGGAACCGTCGGTGGAATCGGGGTGATCCACTTCACCGACTGGCGGCTCATCCTCGACTACGTCCCCTACATCAATGGGAAGTTTGTCAAGAAAGATTAA